The genomic segment TGTCTGGTTCAACGCATTGGTGACAGAGGCAAGATTACCGTACTGGTCGTAGGTATTTGTCGTTGTCCTTCCATTCGGGTCTGTTGTTGTCAGTACTTGCCCGTATGCATTATAAGTATAAGCAGTCGTTCTTTCATCAGTAGTCCCATGAGCCTCTGTCTTTGTAAGCATGTTGCCGGAAGTATCATATGAATAGCCTGTAATTATTCCGTCATCGTCCATCTCAGTCAACACTTGACCGAGGCTGTTATAAGTGTAAGTAGTAGTTCTATCATCAACCGTCCCGTATGCCTCTGTCTTTGTAAGCATATTGCCGTTTGCGTCATAAGTCATGGTCGTGACATTGGCGTTTGCGTCTGTTGTCGATGTGACATTGCGGTTATTGTCATATGTCCTGGATGTATCGCCCTGCCCGCACTCCTTGCATCCCGGCCCTGAGATGTTAGTCGGATGGCTTACGCCGAGGGTCTTATCAATCGTGTATGTCGTCACACTTCCTAAGGAGTCAGTTACAATCGACTGCGTATCGCTGAGATAATTGATCGTCAGCTTTTCATTTGTCCCATCCGAAGATGAAGTAGTAGCCCTGCCTTGTGCATCGTAATCATGCTTCTCTATGTAGAGACCATTTTCATTTTTTATTCCTGACAATCTCCAGCCCGCGCCTGTTTTAAACACATATTCGTAATCTCTATAACTGTTGTCAGGATAGGTAACCTTGTTAAGATATGTGCCATAAGCATAATTTATCGTATTTCCGTCAGGAAGTGTAATCGATGTTATTTTCGTACTTGATGAAGGGTTATAGGAAACAGTAATTGTCCTGCCGTAAGGGTCTGTTATCTGTGTAAGTTTATTGTTTGTTCCACGTGTTAAGGTTATCCTGTTCCCGTTCCTGTCTATTACGGAAGTGAGATAACCGGATGCGTTGAATTCTTCCTTGCTGCCGTCAAAAAATTCTCTCACAAAAGTGTTGTCAGTATTTTTTAAAAGCCGGCTTTTTTCTCCCTTTGGAAACTCAACATCGTAAACACCGTCTCCATCGTTGTCTATATAATAAACATCGGAGCCGTCAGGGTTGATGACCTTATAGGTGTTTCCGGCGCTGTTCGGGAACTTGATTGCCCTCGTGTCAAATGTATGCCCCCATCCCTGTCCAAATCCCCTCATTGTTGTTTCAGCGCTGTCATAATACCTTGTGAATGATATAGGCATTTTGCCCTTGAGAGTGAAATCAGTCTCGCTCGCGTAGACATTGCCGCTTGCCACGCTGACAGGCTTGCCGACATTCACCGGGCAAGAATCCTCGGGTTCGATATAGACAAGTTTTTCATGGATGCTGCCTGCACTCACACACCATGTATAGACCTTTAATAATACGAATCCTTTTTTATTGGAAAAATCATATGGAATTTCAATTGAGCCGCTCAGGGGATGATTGCCCTCACTATAGATTGTTTGATTGTCTACGGCAACTGAAAGGGTCCTGTTATAATTTTCCAGATCATTGGAATAAGTAAAATTATAGCTAATGATTATTTTCCTACCTCTCTTGACATAGTCATTTAATATATCCCCCATATCATCTTGTACTTTTATCTCAATTTCTCTGCCTAAAGGAAGATGTATGGTACTTTCCAACTTCGAAGAATCAAATATATACTTGCATGCCCTCGTACCGTAAAGATCTACCGACCAGTTATAACCGCTGTATAAAACCGAAAATGTATATCGCCCCGGTTTTCTACAGGAGAAATTATATTGCTTATCAATTGTAATCGTGTTTGATGCAGAGCTTGCAAAATCGAACGCTTCGAAATTAAGCCATATATTTGCCCATGATCCAGCATTAACGCCCTCCGGCACGCACTCAAAACCTTCCGACCCTGAAAGAGTCACTATGCCATCTTCGCCAAGTTCAGCTGAAAAACTGCCAGCCTCTGCCGGAGCATAAAATGTAAAAACAGCAAATAAAAGACACGACAATAAAACTAATATTTTTCCCTTCATGTTGTCCCCCCAAAAAAAGTTTTTTGAAATTTTGGATAGGTTAATTTACCACTTCTTTAAATCTGCTGTCACCTGTCCGAAAGGACAGGTAGTAATTTTCCAATCTGTTTCCCTGTCATGTGTTAAAATGTACAAATGAAATCCTTTGTTGTCGCAATTTCGGGGGCGAGCGGGTCTGTCTACGGCGTCAGGCTTGTGGAGGAACTGCTCAGATCCAAAATCCTTGTCCATCTCTGCATCTCCCAGCAATCCTTTTCAATCATCAGGATGGAGACAGGCATTGACCTGTCAGGCAGGACGGAATCTGAAACTGTTAAGAAGATACAGAAACACTTCGCCTCCAAAAATGTCAGATACCACAGCGAACACAATCTTGCGGCCCCCGTGTCGAGCGGGTCTTTTCCGACGGACGGGATGTTTGTCGTGCCGTGTTCCATGAAGACGCTTTCAGGGATCGCAAACGGCTACGCCAACAACTTGATCGAAAGGACCGCGGACGTCATGTTGAAGGAAGGAAGAAGGCTGATACTTGCGCCGAGGGAGATGCCTTTCAGCGCAATTCATCTTGAGAACATGCTTAAGCTCGCCCGCCTCGGAGTAACAATCGCCCCGCCCATCCCGGCCTTTTATCACAAGCCGAAGGACATTGACGACATGGTGGATTTTGTAGTGGGAAAGGTCCTCGACACCGCAGGCGTCGGCCATAATTTGTTCAAGAGATGGGGATGAATAACAGAAGATTTGCAGTTGAGGAATTAGGGTCAAATTAGTCGTCATGCCCGAAGTGTCTGGATTCCCCGCTTACTGACTGCGGGAATGACAACTAAAGTGTTCGATTTAATTTTTATCAATCAGGATGTGTTTCAAATATCTCTTTGAATGTCGGGGACAGTTCTTTAAAGGCATTTAAGACATCGGGGTCGAAGTGTTCGGGCCTTGTCCTTCCGTCCCCGCTGATTATTATCTCCATTGTTTCTTCATGAAGGAAGGGAGGCTTGTACGGCCTTTTGCTCATCAACGCGTCGTACTGGTCGCAGATCATGACTATCCGGCCTTCAAGCGGTATCGTTTCCCCTTTCAGTTTCCTGGGATAGCCCGTGCCGTCCCATCTTTCATGGTGATTGAGCGCGATGGAGGCCCCCATCTGTATTGCAGGATGTGAAGAACCGTTAAGGATATTGTGTCCCATAGTTGTATGCGCCTTCATAATTTCAAACTCCTCAGGGGTAAAAGGGCCGGGCTTTAAAAGTATATTGTCCGGGATGCCTATTTTTCCCAGGTCATGGAGCGAGCTTGCATAGGTTATAGCGTCGATGAACTCCAGGGGCATGTTCAGCGACTCGGCTATTTTGTTTGCATAAAGCCCTATTCTTGATACATGAGCGCCTGTGCCTGTGTCCCTGAATTCCGCAACTGTTGTCAGACGCTTTATTACCTCCCGGCTTAAATTGTAAATCTGCTGTGTCTGCTTCCTTACGGTGTCCTCAAGCCTTTGTTTATAATCCTCTTCCAGCTCAAGAAGCCCGGTATACCTCATGGCCTTCTCTATTGTGTGGATAATATACTCCGGGGAGTAAGGCTTCGTTATAAAATCAAACGCCCCTCTCTTTATAGCGCCGATGGCCGTCTCCAGCTCGGCATAGCCGGTCATCAGGATTACAGGCATCTTTGGATTAATGTCATGCACCCTGCCGAGAAGATCTATCCCCGACATGCCCGGCATCTTAATATCAGTCAGTATTAGGCGGACATTGTTTTCAATGAAGCACCTCATGGCATCTTCGCCGCTCATGCAGGGCTTGATGTTGTAGCCATGCGCCAGGAGCAGTTTGGAAATAGACCCGAGCACATACTTGTCATCATCAACAACGAGGATGTATTTTTTTTCGTCGGAATTCATGCGTCAAGCACCTCTCTTATCTTTCTCATAAGATCATTCGGCTGGACCGGTTTCGGGACAAAATGCAACAATCCCCTTCCCTCGACCGCTACTTTTGCGGAATAGCCGCTTGTAAAAATGACCTTCATATCAGGCGCCATATTTTTTATTTCTTCAAAGGCCTCTATGCCGTTCTTTTTCGGCATCATCACGTCGAACAGGAGCAATTGGACCTTATCACGATTGTCCATGAATTTTTTAACGGCATCGGCCCCGTCCGCCGCCTCAATGACCTTATATCCGAATTCCCCAAGGATGATCTTCAGGGTCTTTCTGACTTCATGTTCGTCTTCGGCAAGCAGTATCGTCTCTTTGCCGCCGGACGGGAAAGACCCCTCAGCGCGCTCCTTTTCGCCGGGCCTGTCTTTTATTATCGGCAGATATATTTTAAATGTTGAGCCGTTCCTCAATTCGCTGTGAACGTCAATGTAACCGCCGTGCTGTTTTACAATGCCGTAAACCATGGAAAGACCGAGCCCCGTGCCCTTTCCAACTTCCTTGGTTGTAAAGAAAGGCTCGAACATCTTTCCTTTTGTCGTCTCATCCATACCTGTGCCGCTGTCGCTTACTGAAAGAAGCGCGTATGCGCCAGGCCTTGCATTCTTGCGGGTCCTGATAAACTCGCTGTCGTGTTCAACGCATACAGTCCTTATAGACAAGACCCCGCCTCCGGGCATTGCGTCGCGCGCATTTGAGGCGAGATTCATAAGGGCCTGTTCTATCTGAACGCTGTCGGCCATGATTATCAAATCCCTGCCTGCAAGGTCCATCTTTATATCAATGCCTTCGCCTGTCAGCTTCGGCAGAAATCTTACCGCGTCTTCTATGATTTTATTGAGATTGACAGGCCTGAGAGAGACGGCCTGCTTTCTGCTGAAGGCAAGGAGGTTGCTGACAAGGCTGGCCCCCCGTTCCGTTATGCCGAGTATCTGGTCAATAATGTGCGAATGCTGATTATTGTCCTGCAATTTCATTTTTAAAAGATTACCGTAGCCTATGATCGCGGTGAGCATGTTGTTGAAGTCATGCGCGATCCCCCCGGCAAGCTGGCCTACCGCCTCCATCTTCTGGGCATGAATAAGCTGGTCTTCGAGCATCTTCCGCTCGGAGATGTCTCTGACAATGCTGAGGTTAAACAGCTTCCCGCCGAGCTCAAGCATCGTCGCATTGACTTCAATAAGCACAGGGACGCCGTCTTTTCTGATATGGTGCAGTCCTGAAATGTTTGAAACAGGGCCTGACTGCGAGATTTCTTTCAATCTCTCCATGACTAAGTCAAGTTCATCCTCAGGGTGAAGCGCGGTGATCTTCATTTTTTTCAGCTCTTCATCCGTATACCCGTCCATCTCCGCGGCTTTATTGTTGCAGTCTATGATCTGCGCCGTCTCAGGATCGATCAAATATATGGCGTCATTGGCATGTTCAAAGAGCATGCGGTACCTCCCTTCGCTCTTTTGAAGGGATTCCTCCATCTCTTTGCGCCCGGTGATGTCCTCGACTATCCCAACGCCGCCTTTGACATTTCCCAGGGAATCAAAGAGAGGGGCAGTCCGCATGGACACCCAGATTTCGGCAGGGCCGTTTGTGGCGCGGTAAAAGCCTTCATAGTGTCCTTCAATTCCATCTATCGCCTTCCAGATTGCCGGAAGCACGCTCTGGTCCTTCAGCTTCTTCATATCAAACCCTATGAGTTTTTCGCGGCTTGACTGGAGGATATCGATAAAGCGGTCATTGCAATCGGTGATGAACAGTTCTCTGTCGTAATGGAACACCCCTATGGGGGTGTTATGAAACAGCAGGCGATACAGTTCTTCACCCTGTCTTAACTTTTCCACGGACTCCTGTAGTCCGGCCTTCTCTTCGAGCAGTGCCCTGTGTCTTATCACAAGTTCTTTTAATTCCTGGTCAAGCTTTATCGCGAGGTTTTCATCACTGACTTCTTTGAAACGCGTATCCGGCACTTTGAATTCCTGTATAACATCTTTTATGCTTTTCAGTAATTCATCAGATCCAAGCGGTTTGATTATAAAACGGGATGCGCCGAGGGCCATTGCCAGTTTCTCATCTTCAGGGGATGTGTTTGGACCAGCATAAAAGACAAAAGGGACCTTGCTGAGATGTTCGTCTTTCCTGACCTCCTGGCAGAGGCTGAACCCGTCCATTTCAGACATGTTGATAGCGGATATAAACATGTCAGGCGGTGACTGCCTCGCTGACTTCAGGGCCTCAATGCCGTTTGAGGCCTCTTCCACAGCGCACTCCGCAGAGCAGAGAATATTCCTGAGGACTACCCTTGCTTCGTCGCTGTCGTCAACGATGAGTATTTTCATTTTTTAATTATCCGGTCAGGGTATTATCCGCTATAGCTCTCCGCCCTGTCAAATTTTCAAAAACCGGACAAAGAAATGTGCGGAGTAGCGAGCCGGGATTATACAAATGTTGTTGATATTAAGCCGGGCCTTATGTAATATTTGACTGATGATACCTGGAACAGACAGAGAGCAGAAAACAGAATCCATAGTCCGTAAAAACAGGGAGCTTGCCGCCATCCTCGAAGTCAGCAAGGTGTTGACCGCGTCTTTTGACCTGGAGAAGAACCTTTCATCTACGATGGCGACCCTCGGCAGCCTGCTTGAGATGCAGAGGGGCTGCGTATTTCTCCTTGACCGCACCTCAGGGGAACTGCATATCGTAGCGGCGCACGGGCTTACAAAGGAAAATATTGAGAGAGGCAAATACCACATCGGAGAGGGAATAGTAGGAAGGGTGCTTGAAAAAAGGACGCCCATGGTGATCCCCAATATCGGCAAGGAGCCGCTCTTTCTGAACAAGACAGGGTCGCGCCCTGAAAAAGACGGGATCTCGTTTCTAAGCGTCCCGATAGAATTCAAAAAAGAAGCCCTGGGCGTGTTGAGCGTGGACAGGATCTACTCAAAAAAACACGGCAGCGTGGATGACGACCTGAGGGTGCTGGCAATAGTCGCCTCTTTGATCGCCCAGTTTATAAAACTGTGGGAAAGCTTTGAAAAGGTGGAGAAGGAAAAAGAGCATTTAAAAAGCGAGTTAAAGGAACGATACAGCATAGAGAATGTCATCGGCAAATCAGACAGGATGCAGGAGGTCTTTGCCGCTGTCCACCGTGTGGCCCCGACAAAGGCGACGGTCATTTTACGTGGAGAGAGCGGCACGGGAAAAGAGTTGATAGCCAAGGCCCTTCATTACATGAGCCATAGAAGCAAGGGGCCTTTTATTAAATTCAACTGCGCTTCGATCCCGGAGGGGCTCCTGGAGTCGGAGCTTTTCGGCCACGAAAAAGGCGCGTTTACCGGCGCGATCGCCTCACGAAAGGGCAAGTTCGAGCTGGCACACAAAGGGACGATCTTCCTTGACGAAGTCGGCGACCTGCCGCTTACGCTTCAGCCGAAGATACTGCGGGTCTTGCAGGAGAGGGAATTTGAACCCGTGGGAAGCGAAAAGACGGTCAAGGTGGACGTCAGGATAATCACCGCTACAAGCAGGAACCTTGAAAGTCTCGTGTCGCAGGGCAAATTCAGGGAAGACCTTTACTACCGCCTGAACGTCATCCCGGTCTTCCTTCCCCCGCTCAGGGAAAGAGGAGAGGACATTACCGCGCTGATAGAGTATTTCCTCAGGAAGTTCAATAAAGAGCATGGCCGTTCCGTCGGCCTGGACAAAAACGCGCTTCAGGTGCTTATGAATTATGATTGGCCGGGTAATGTGAGGGAACTGGAAAACACCATTGAGAGACTGGTGATAATGTCGACTTCAAATACCATCACACCGCCTGACCTGCCTGATTCGCTCAGCATAAGCAGGCCGAAGAATTTGGGCAAATCACTTTCACTGACAACGAATATAATTGAAATTGAAAAGACAAATATCCTTGACGCCCTTGAAAAAGCGCACTGGGTCCAGGCAAAGGCCGCAAAGCTTCTTGGCATAACACCGAGACAGATCGGGTACAAGATGAAGAAATACGGGATAGAGGATAAAAATTGACAGCCAGGAAACTACCGCATACAGTCTCTCCGTTTGTTAGCTACGGCTTCTTTTTTTTAGGCATTATCTCCGCCGTCGCATTCAGGGTAATCATAGTATTTCAGCGTCTTGAGCCTGCCTGGGTAAGGCCGGTCTGGTATGTTGGAGTTATCGGATATATAGGCTTCTTCATGTACCGGTACGCCATCACAAGGAAAAGAAAGAAAGCAGTCAGGGATTATCAGTTAATTGAAAAGATAAAAGCTAACGCGTGCCTTGCGGAAGAGGAAAGAGAGGTGGTTATGTATCTCCTGTCGTCGATAAAAAAGTCACCTGAAGACATCAACTACCTGCTTATCTTCCTGCTTTCGATCATTGCTATACTGGCAGATTTAATACTTGCTTATTACCATTAGGCAAGTAAATATCTAAAAATCTATTTAAGGCCTTTTGGCTGAAATGAAAGCCTGCTACAGAATTTCTATAATCGACAGCAAAACAGTAGCTGGTAGTTAGTAGCCAGTAGATAGGGGTCCCCAACTACTTACTGCTATCTACTGACTATCCTTTCAAGGTGTCGTATAGAAATTCTTCCACAGCCTTCCATTTCAGCGGCCATTGGAGAAGAGTATATCTGGAGTTTGTTGAATGAAGAACAAACCTAAAGAGCCTTCGGTCCCCCTCGACAGACAGGAGACCGTGCGGCAGAAGATCATATCTCTCCTTTCGGAAAGAACGCATTCCGCAAAGGAGCTGTCGGGGGCGGTCAGGGTTGGTGAAAAGGAAGTATATGAACACCTTGAACACATACAAAAGTCGCTCGCCAAAGGCGATCATAAACTTACCGTCATCCCCGCTGAATGCAGGAAGTGCGGTTTTATATTCTCAAAGAGAGAGAAACTTAAAAAGCCCGGCAGGTGTCCCATGTGCCGGGGCGAGTCCATTGAGGAACCGCTTTTCGGTATTGAGTGAAAAGAAGAGTTTTTTTAGCCACGAATGAACACGAATCACACGAATGAAGAAAAAAATAGATTTATTCGCGTATAATCTGCGTCCTTTTTTTATTCGTGACAATTCGTGGAATTCGTGGCAAAATTGAATTTTATAAAATGAAAAACACATTACTGCCGTGATAAACTTGTCCCATGCTTTATCTTAATAATAAAATTGTCCCAAGGAATAAGGCCGTCATCTCCGTTTTTGATCACGGGTTTCTCTACGGTGACGGCATTTATGAAACTCTAAGGGCGTATAAGGGCGTTGTCTTCAAGTTCGAAGAACATGTTGACCGGCTCTTCCGCTCCGCCGCCCTTATCAGGCTTGCAATTCCCAAAACTCCTGAAGCGATCAGGAAGGCAGTTTACGGGACAATGAAGGCGAACAACCTCAAAGACGCTGTAATAAGAATTACTGTCTCAAGGGGCGCGGGGCCTGTCGGCTTAGACCCCGACCTGTGTCCGCATCCGACCTTTGTGATATTTACAAATGAATTTAAAGAATACCCCAAACTGTGCTATCAGAAGGGGGTAAAGATCGCGATAGTCAATACGAGGCGGAATTTCAGGGGGGCGCTTGACCCTCAGATAAAATCCCTCAATTTCCTGAACAATATTCTCGCAAAGATAGAGGCCAAAGACAGGGGCGCATACGAGGCGGTAATGCTGAACTACAGGGGACACCTCGCGGAAGGGACGATAACAAATATCTTTTTCGTTAAAGATAATGTCCTCTGCACACCCGCGATTGGCGCCGGGATTTTAGACGGCATAACCAGAAGGACAATCATCGACTGCGCGAAAGAGCTGAATATTAAAGTCAACGAGGGACTATTCAGGAAGGAAGAAATCCACCGGGCCGATGAAGTCATTATATCTAACACCACTATGGAGGTCATGCCTGCCGCAGAGGTCGATAATATAAAGATCGGCGTAAAACCCGGCAGGATTACAAAGGCGCTTCAACTGGCATATAAGAAAAAAGTTGCGGCGTACCTGAAAAGGGAGAAATTAAGAAGATAAGAAAATGAGAAGATGAGAAAAGGTGAAGGACATCTTCCCAACTTCTTAACTTCTCATCTTCTCACCTTCTTTTAATCTCCGTGCACTCTGTGGTTAAGTTATTATGAAATCTACCATTAAAACCAACATCGCCAAACTCATCGACCACACTCTTCTCCGTCCTGATGCTACAGAGCGTGATATTGTCAGGCTGTGCGATGAGGCAAAGAGGCACGGGTTCTTTTCAGTCTGCGTGCATCCCGCATTTATAAAAACCGCGAAGGACCAGCTTGCCGGGACAAAGATCAAATTATCGTCCGTCATCGGGTTCCCTCTCGGCATGACGCTTACAAAAGTGAAGATATATGAAGCAATGGAGGCGGTGTTCCAGGGAGCGGATGAACTTGACGCTGTCATGAATCCGGGATTTGCAAAGTCCGGCAGGTGGGAAGGTGTTGAAAGCGAGATAGAAGATTTAATTACAGCTACTCCTGACAGTGTTCATAAAATTATAATCGAAACCTGTTACCTCAATGAAGACGAAAAAAAGCGGGCAGCCCTGATTGTGATGAATGCAGGGGCCGGGTTTGTTAAAACCTCCACGGGATTCGGCACATCCGGCGCGGCGATCAAAGACGTTGAGTTGATAAAGGCCGTGACAAAAGGGAAGGTCGGCATCAAAGCCGCAGGCGGGATCAAGACCCTAAAGGACGTGATCGCATTTGTTAAAGCCGGCGCAACAAGGATAGGCACGAGTTCAGGGGTGTCGATAATGAAAGAGCTGGAAAAAGACCGCAATCTTTTGCCCTGACCGGTAAGCTACAGGAAAACTATATTTTTGGTCGCTGAGATGACAACCAGGACCCGTTGATTATTACCTTTCAGATCAGCCGGTGTTAGGAGAAAAGCCGGACGGCCGAATGGATAGAACTTTGCATAACCGACCATGACCTCTCCGTCGGCAAATTCTACCTTAAGCTTATTGCCGCCCCATGGGATCATGTCCTTATATTTATAGGTGTAGTTTTTGTTGCCATCAAATGTTTTGACAAAGAAGGCCGCCTTAAGTTTTTCTATATCAACCCTCACCTTCTCGCCGCTCAACAGGCTTAAATGAAAAAATGTTTTATCCGGGGAAAAATCAAAGCTGCTGCCTTTCAGTAATGATTTGTCTTTAAATCTTATTACCATCCTGTTTGTTATCATACCTTCACCTGAACCTTCTCACGCTATCTTTTACTAATTATATTATGGATCAAATTGCTTTATAAGCTGTGATTCGGATTACAAAATCATAAACTCCCGCACAAGTGTATATTATTGAATCGTAATGCGTGATGCGTAAAGCGTAATGGGCGAAAAGAACAATGGATTACCCGTAACATGCCTTTAACTCTATGCACTATGCTCTTTGCACTTTGCTTTTTAAACTGGCTAAAGAATAAATATTTAAATCCGTATTACATAAGGTATAGAATTATATTCAACGGCTTATTGCACAGTTTAAACGAATTGCCGGAGAAAACCCGGCAGTCAGGAGAATGAACCATGAAAAAAACAAACAACGGCAAGCACACCCATGAAAATCCACGGGAAGACTCAATAGAAACCATCGCCCTTTACCGCGATATCATTAATGCGGCCAATATACTAATATGGCGTACTGACGCCGGTGGAAGGTTTACGTTTCTCAACCCGGCCTGGGAAAAGAGTTACGGCTACAAGGCAGAGGAAATGCTTGGCAGGAATTTTTCGGATTTCCAGGTCCCTGAGGCCGCGGGGTATTACATCAACGAGTTCAGAAACTGCCTGATCGGCGAGTCGGTGATAGGGCATGAGATCTCTTTTTACTCAAAGAAGGGGAGTGAGATAAATTTAGTTATCAACCTGGTCCCGCTCCATGACGACAAAGGCTCCGTGATCGGAACTCAGGGGGTTGCCTACGACATAACCGAACGCAATCACGCCGATGAATTACTGCAATACATAAGCGCGAAGGATGAACTAACAGGGCTGTATAACCTTCATACGTTTTTGAGCATGACAGAGCAGCAGATGAAGGCAGCTAACAGGGAGAGGAAGGAAATGCTGGTCATATATATCGGCGTTGATGATATGCAGTCAATTAATGATGAATACGGGTTTGACACAGGCGACCAGATATTAATTGATACAGCCGATATCCTCAGCAAAACCTTCCGGGAGGCCGACGTCCTTTCACGGACCGGGGGAGATGAGTTTGTGGTATCAACCCTCGTATCATCAAGAGATACGGAAGGAATGATCATGAAGCGGTTAAAAGAAAATCTTAAAAAGTATAACGCTGGAAAAAACGGGCCGCCCAGGCTGTCGCTCAGTTTCGGCACGGCGTTCAATGACCCGGAAAACTCCGTGTTTATCAATGAAGTGCTCTCAGACGCGGAATCAAAGATGTACGAGTACAAGAAAAGCAAGCAGAGATAAGCGTTGAGCGCAATGCGTTACGCGTTATGAGTAAAGAAGGGTTCTGTTTGTTTAACGCGCAACGCTATAACACTATACGCTATAACGCGTTTTACCTCACAGCCATTTTATTACGGGTCCTTTTTTCTGCGGCGGGTCTGTGACGCCCTTTGGATAACCGACAATGATAGGCCCGAATATCTTCTCATCTTCTTTTAATTCGAGGGCATCTTTTATCTCCGCATTGCCGGTGAGCAGGGAGCCGAACTGTACCCAGCAGCTTCCGAGCCCCAGTGAATATGCGGCGAGCATCATGTTCTCACATGCGAGGGGGCATGAATAATCAGCATACGGGCCTTTTCCGATGACGAAAATAATTGCCGGAGCTGAATAATAAATCGGGTCTTCAAGCTCTTCATACCGTTTCATTATCGACTGATAGCGTTCAGGGTTTGCGGTTTTAAGCGGTCCGAGCAAAGTTTTTGCGTTGGGGATAGCGGCATTCATCAATTTTTTGTGTAGCGCATCGTCCACCACCACCACAAAGCGCCACGGCTGGCTGTTCATTCCCGACGGCGCATTATTGCCTGCGTCAATTATCGAGTTAAGGATTTCCTTCGGCACCTTTTTAGCTTCATATGCCCTGACGCACCTTCTTCCCTTTATGGCCTTTAATACCTCGTTCATGGCGTCCTCCTTCTGAAATTAATTGATTAATTCTAAACCACTTGGAGCCCAGAGTAAAGGCTGTTTGCAGTAAAAGCGTGCATTTTAAATTTCATTTGGGTACTGTGTGGTAAATCGCAGAGTTTGTTATATAATAGTAACGTATGTTCGGACTGTTAACCAAAATAATCGGCACAAAGAACGACCGTGAGATCAAGAGGCTGTGGACGGTTGTTGAGAAGGTCAACGCCTTTGAGTCTAAAATACAACCTCTCAGTGACGATCAACTTAGGGCAAAGACCGGCGAATTCCGCAAGAGGCTTGAAGGCGGGGAAGGCCTGGATGACATCCTCTCTGAGGCGTTTGCCGTTGTCAGGGAATCGTCCCGCAGGATCTTAAAGATGCGTCATTTTGATGTCCAGCTTATCGGGGGCATCGCGCTTCACGAGGGAAAGATATCCGAGATGAAGACAGGTGAAGGCAAGACCCTCGTGGCAACACTCGCGGTTTATCTCAACGCAATCGACGGGCACGGCGTCCACGTTATCACCGTCAATGACTACCTCGCAAAAAGAGACGCA from the Nitrospirota bacterium genome contains:
- a CDS encoding UbiX family flavin prenyltransferase, which codes for MKSFVVAISGASGSVYGVRLVEELLRSKILVHLCISQQSFSIIRMETGIDLSGRTESETVKKIQKHFASKNVRYHSEHNLAAPVSSGSFPTDGMFVVPCSMKTLSGIANGYANNLIERTADVMLKEGRRLILAPREMPFSAIHLENMLKLARLGVTIAPPIPAFYHKPKDIDDMVDFVVGKVLDTAGVGHNLFKRWG
- a CDS encoding response regulator, with product MNSDEKKYILVVDDDKYVLGSISKLLLAHGYNIKPCMSGEDAMRCFIENNVRLILTDIKMPGMSGIDLLGRVHDINPKMPVILMTGYAELETAIGAIKRGAFDFITKPYSPEYIIHTIEKAMRYTGLLELEEDYKQRLEDTVRKQTQQIYNLSREVIKRLTTVAEFRDTGTGAHVSRIGLYANKIAESLNMPLEFIDAITYASSLHDLGKIGIPDNILLKPGPFTPEEFEIMKAHTTMGHNILNGSSHPAIQMGASIALNHHERWDGTGYPRKLKGETIPLEGRIVMICDQYDALMSKRPYKPPFLHEETMEIIISGDGRTRPEHFDPDVLNAFKELSPTFKEIFETHPD
- a CDS encoding response regulator, with protein sequence MKILIVDDSDEARVVLRNILCSAECAVEEASNGIEALKSARQSPPDMFISAINMSEMDGFSLCQEVRKDEHLSKVPFVFYAGPNTSPEDEKLAMALGASRFIIKPLGSDELLKSIKDVIQEFKVPDTRFKEVSDENLAIKLDQELKELVIRHRALLEEKAGLQESVEKLRQGEELYRLLFHNTPIGVFHYDRELFITDCNDRFIDILQSSREKLIGFDMKKLKDQSVLPAIWKAIDGIEGHYEGFYRATNGPAEIWVSMRTAPLFDSLGNVKGGVGIVEDITGRKEMEESLQKSEGRYRMLFEHANDAIYLIDPETAQIIDCNNKAAEMDGYTDEELKKMKITALHPEDELDLVMERLKEISQSGPVSNISGLHHIRKDGVPVLIEVNATMLELGGKLFNLSIVRDISERKMLEDQLIHAQKMEAVGQLAGGIAHDFNNMLTAIIGYGNLLKMKLQDNNQHSHIIDQILGITERGASLVSNLLAFSRKQAVSLRPVNLNKIIEDAVRFLPKLTGEGIDIKMDLAGRDLIIMADSVQIEQALMNLASNARDAMPGGGVLSIRTVCVEHDSEFIRTRKNARPGAYALLSVSDSGTGMDETTKGKMFEPFFTTKEVGKGTGLGLSMVYGIVKQHGGYIDVHSELRNGSTFKIYLPIIKDRPGEKERAEGSFPSGGKETILLAEDEHEVRKTLKIILGEFGYKVIEAADGADAVKKFMDNRDKVQLLLFDVMMPKKNGIEAFEEIKNMAPDMKVIFTSGYSAKVAVEGRGLLHFVPKPVQPNDLMRKIREVLDA
- a CDS encoding sigma 54-interacting transcriptional regulator codes for the protein MIPGTDREQKTESIVRKNRELAAILEVSKVLTASFDLEKNLSSTMATLGSLLEMQRGCVFLLDRTSGELHIVAAHGLTKENIERGKYHIGEGIVGRVLEKRTPMVIPNIGKEPLFLNKTGSRPEKDGISFLSVPIEFKKEALGVLSVDRIYSKKHGSVDDDLRVLAIVASLIAQFIKLWESFEKVEKEKEHLKSELKERYSIENVIGKSDRMQEVFAAVHRVAPTKATVILRGESGTGKELIAKALHYMSHRSKGPFIKFNCASIPEGLLESELFGHEKGAFTGAIASRKGKFELAHKGTIFLDEVGDLPLTLQPKILRVLQEREFEPVGSEKTVKVDVRIITATSRNLESLVSQGKFREDLYYRLNVIPVFLPPLRERGEDITALIEYFLRKFNKEHGRSVGLDKNALQVLMNYDWPGNVRELENTIERLVIMSTSNTITPPDLPDSLSISRPKNLGKSLSLTTNIIEIEKTNILDALEKAHWVQAKAAKLLGITPRQIGYKMKKYGIEDKN
- a CDS encoding transcriptional regulator, with product MKNKPKEPSVPLDRQETVRQKIISLLSERTHSAKELSGAVRVGEKEVYEHLEHIQKSLAKGDHKLTVIPAECRKCGFIFSKREKLKKPGRCPMCRGESIEEPLFGIE